ggtgtcCCTGCCCAATCTACAGGAACTGTATAAATCCAGAGTGAAAAAAGGGGCTCAGAAAATCACTCTAGATTCCTCACATTCAAGccatatgttttgtttttacttttgcagTCTAGCTGACGCTACAGAACAccaaacaacaaataataaaaacatgtgcaaTAACCCTTTTTACTAAtccaaatctgttttttttttttggtgcaataacactattttctttataagaaaatgtgcaataacttttattctttatatttaattattactttaaataatGTGCAACTGTAAGTGGTCACCAATACgaattccttgtaagtgcaacAAATCTCTTTCTAATTCcgattgtgtgttttatagtcATGCTTGTTTTACAGTGACGACATAACAGGGGTTCTTCTCCACTCATCCCAGAAGGACCTTCCCAAAAAAAGATAATGCCTTCTGCCAAAattcctttaaatgtaaatgatgtgaATATATTCTCACATCCAAGTTCACCCTCTCCTGTTTCATCAGCCCTGTCTCCAACATGTAAACTGGTAAATACCACAATGAAGCGTTTTCCAAAGATCATGATAGAGCAAAATTAACTTACTGGATGAACTGCAACCCTTTTTCAATACTCTGCCACCGGCTGCTTCTGTCCTGACACACTTCTGACATGTTCCTATGCGTCTTAGGAACTTCGCTCGGTGACAAAACCTGCAACACAGCAATTACAACGCGTATTTTGTGGACAATGTTCACTCGCAGGTGTGACAGCACGAGCACGCAGGCATTATTTCAAACACTTCCTGGTACATCCTCCTACGTCAGGCGCTTCATGTATGCTAACTAGCAGCCTGGCTAAATACCTTCACTGTAAAGGCTCCACGTggagatttgtttattttcgccaaataaattgtattaatgtttttacaGGACATTGAAGTTATAATTAAGCCCCAATATATGCATCAGCAGTGTGTCTGTATTGAccacaaattaaaaacatttatccGGACACGCCATGCTAACATGGCTCTATCTGGAAATGTAACCATGATGGAGTTtccaaatacaaaacaaagcaGGATACAGAAGATTTAGTaggagtttgtgttttttggcgTCCTAATCATaattaaattgtaatgtttAGGGATTAAGAATACACATTATGCCTGTTAATGGCACAGAAATAGTCCATAGAAATGGACCTGGGGTTAATGTTAGCGTTATTTTAGGTAAAGTTACCTTATAAAGCATACATTTTGCTTGCTATAtgattataaaagcaaaattaGTTCTCAGTATTGTTTAAAAACCTGGTATggaataatatatgtataaactaGCCCAGCTTTAGTTTTCATTCAGTAGCACAAGAACACAGTGATATACAGACAGCTGACTCACCTCACTGAAGTGCctcaataaaataatcaaaagtaaataaataataatatatatatttatatacgaACGGCTTTAGAAacgtatgtaaatatgtaatattcCACCAGTCTCAACGTGTTGCAGCGGGAAGCTCTTTCGGCTGTAACGTGTCCACATTTGAATTGCGCCACCTACTGATCACTGACCATAGAGGACTCGTTGGCGGGAGTCGACTCTTCAAACAGCCTCTTTGTAGCCGACACTTTAAACCGAATCTTTGACCCGACTCGTTTAGAAGAACGCTCAATAGGCGCTGATTCACATTTTAACCCACGCCTCGGCCAAAACTATGTGGACACCAAAGACATGTAGTCAGGGGAGGCATTGCCTCAAATGTTAAATTccgataaaaaaaatttatacatattttatatttattttgcatatctgtgtaaaagatgtttaggcttcttcttctttcggcttctaccattaggggtcgccacagtggatcatccgtctccataccccccctgtcctctacatctgcctctttcaaaccaactacctgcatgtctttcctcaccacatccataaacctcctccctgGTCTTCCTCTTTAACTCCTATCTGGTGGCTCCACCCTCAAGATTCTTCtgctgatataccccatgtccctcctctgcacatgtccaaaccacctTAATCgctcctctctcactttgtctccaaaacgtcctacatgcgctatccatctaataaacttgtttctaatcctgtccatcctcatcactcccaatgaacatctcaaaatctttagctttgctacctccagctccacctcctgttttttactcaatgccactgtctctaaaccatacaacataccaggtctcaccacagcccaaaagaggatgggtttcccttttaaatcaggttcctctcaaggtttctttgtcataacatctaagggagtttttccttgccacagttgccatggctgctcatcaggaataaatacacctGTTAAACTCTTGCTATAGATGTAAACTTGACTtgagtcctataaactttccctttcactcttgcagatactcttctatcatgAATCATTCCTGCAattcttctccacccacacCCACTCCACCTTacacctactgactttcattttccttctctctagtagtagtagttcctctacctctccaggcttttctcactctttacatttatatatatatatatatatatatatatatatatatatatatatatatatatatatatatatatatatatatatatatatacatatttgtctgcacaattgctactatttgcacttctggttgatGCTaaaatgaattttgtgtacctgtactatgcaatgacaagtcctgtctgtctgtctgtctgtctgtctgtctgtctgtatgtatgtctgtctgtctgtctctctcccttattctctctctctctctctctctctctctctctctctttctctctgtgtccaGTGCCTTAGCTGCTCTTCACCTCAGCGACCGAACTAATGTTTACCCTTAAATGGGGTTCTTTCAataaacttttaccacaaagcttaACACACAATTACTATATGCTGGAACACCTAGAAGTGCCAACCTGCAACATTCTGCAAAATGCTCCTGTGCAAAAATCGAGCTCAAGAAATACATGCGCTGAGTCCTATTTTGCCATCTTTGTAATacaaatatgaaattatatgaatataaagtACATAATTTGCATGTAGCAATTTATAATTAAGTACTAGGAAATATTAGTGTGTCCTGCAaagaaagtgaacatttttgCTTAAACACTGTCACCATAGAGAAACCACTTGTTGCAATTCACCTTTTGTAATTTCTTATATATTGCAGATGCAATATTagtatattacaaaataaatcttttgaGGGGAAAGTGTTCAAAAGTCGCATATTTGTCATATATAGTTGTACATGAtttataatgcaaataaatagaCCAAATAGAATATACAGTCAGATCTGTACACCACCACGACAGATGTACATTCAAGCAATCGGGATGTGATTAAGAGGTAAAATAAGCAGCTTTCATTGAATGGGTTTAACAAATAGAAACATTGCGTGTTTTTAATATTAAGTGTTAGGGATTACAAGTATTTACATAGTTCTTCCATGTTCACAAGCTCAAAAGTAATTGGACACTTGACTGATTATTGCAGATGTGAACTTTTTCAGCTATCATTCATGACAAATGAAGAAGATAAACATATGGAGTTGATTCTAAGTGTTGAATGGTTAATGCAATATTTtgataatgaaaatgttttttgataAACCCTCTGATTTAAATCCCAAAGTTTATACTCCATCACTCATTATACTCTACTCAATAAAGATTGATTTATTCCAAGTCAATTTTAATAAAGGCAAAGTTCTAAAAATTGTGTCgttgtccaaatacttatggacctgactcagtgtgtgtgtgtgtttgtgtctggtACAATACGTTACAAGCATGTGCTGGCAATAAGCGTGGCAAAAAGAGACTCTGCTCATACTGACCAATAAAAACCGGGTATTTTGGAGCGTAGGTCCCGCCCCCAAGAGGTCCTACTCCGCATATAGTATAAACACAAATGCGTGCATTATGGTTAAGTGCATGTTAATGATCTAACTATTTATTGATATTGACTACATATTAactatttctatttataaaatattattttgaacaagtagtatatgtaataaatgacgttttatgtaaaaaaaaaagtaatttactgGGATTTACcaggttttttaaatttttattttttaatccatgtttaaattataaatgttaaaactcACAGTAGTTTTCGATCAGAAGAATATTTGAGGCAGCAGCTGAATGaaagggaaaagaaaggaaggctGTAGTGTTGGATGATCCCCTCCTGTTCCTGTGTACATGAGCTCCAATTGCATTCCTGAGtcttcaattcagttcatttcagtTCACACAATGACAGTGCTGCATCGGATATTCCTGCTCCTCTCAGGTCAGTCAAAAGTTTTCTCTGTCTAGAAATGAAGTTGAAGTGTACATGGCTTAGTGTAGTTCTTAGTTTTACTAACAGAATACCTagtgctgtacacacacacacacacacacacacacacactctcataaaTAAACTAACACAAATAGTACTTTTTCCTGGACACTGATATGGTTCCATCATGGATATTTGTTTTTCCTGGGAAAATGGATTTGGTATAGCTTTTACAGTAGACATTTAAAGGAACATCAGCAGATcttgtataataaataacactCAATGcctactgataaaaaaaaaaaaaaaaataataataataataataataataataataataataataataataaccaatgGTGTTTTATTAGTCAGTATGGCTTCAGTGGTGGCTGAGAGGTCCGTAAGGAGTAAGAGAGGTCTACTGGAGCTGGCTGGCATCATCAGATGTAGCACAGGAAGGTCAGGATTATCATATTTGATGTATGGCTGCTATTGTGGGCTTGGAGGGAAAGGCTGGCCCAAGGACAGgactgactggtaagacatcatcAGACCTCATAAATATCAATCATcacatcatctttatcatcatactaatgttgttgttttttcaataaaaaaatgttaaatgtatataaacggCTCCTATTTTGGTGAAAAAATAATATCTATGCAAACTACACATCACtagctgtgtgctgtgtgtttgaaaATAGATCCACCCAGCACTTACTCAATCATGGCTAATTAAAAGGTCTCCAGACCTTCCAGAATagcagcattttttaaatacatattaaatagTTTTAAGGTAGAATGATTTGCTGTGCACGACTGCTCATGATTCTGTGCATTGCATTGCTTTGTTGTTCTTTCTTCAACCTTCAAGACATTTACAGTGACCGATCGCTTAGTGTTTAGTTTTGTACTCTTCTTTCAACTCTAATGCACCTGTTTatgatctatttttttttccttttgaaaaTAAGATTATGATTGTTATAAATGTAGGTGCTTGCACTTGTAGGTGTTGTCACAAACATGATTGCTGCTACGGCGATGCGGAAATAGCAGGCTGCAAGACAACAACCGATATGTATCAATGGATTTGTGACCACAAAGAGGTTGACTGCGGTATGTGTTACagtagagaaaagaaaatgggcagccattaaataaacagcacaaatGCTTTGATATTTATTGGATAATCCAGAATAACTCTGAAAAGAACTGCCCCAAAAGAATGAGAACCTGTTGCTGGAAATGTGTGCAGAAAAATCTGATCGAGCCCTGAATCTTTTCATGAGTAATTCCCACTGGTTTTAAGGAGCACAGTGGATCTATTATAAGAGAAGGCCACGAGCTGTAGGTCTAAAACTAAGTATTTAGTTCTCTCGTTCCATGATATTTTAGGCCTGTGCAAACCACAGTAATTGCAGGAATAAACACAAGGGAAAAACTTAAATACATGGTGAAAGTAGTGGAGGATGTTTATTCCCTGATCCACACATTTCCTAActtctaagtaaaaaaaaaggcaagtctTTCTAAAGTTTTATAACgtagtaaataaaaagatttgacCTGTCGCTAACTCATTATACAGTAAATCCATCAGAATAATCAATATAACCGGTACACAGTATATAGATCTTGCCatagtattttataatagtaaaattttaaagaaataactGCTGATGTGTTTTAATGTGACTTCTCTCCAGCTTCCCTTAAAGACAGATGTGAGAAAATCCTGTGCCAGTGTGACAGAGAAGCAGGCAGGTGCCTAAGAAAAGCCTCTTACAACAAGAAATATGCTTTTTGGCCAGACTTTCTGTGCGGCAATGAACATCCTACCTGCAATATATACTGATTTATTTGTTAGTTTGCTATCGAGTAAACAtactttccttttattttcatttttcttgttATAGACATAGTCAGAGTTGTCTTTTGAAGTTTATTTTACTTTGGAGGATGATTTCTATAGGAGACAAGTGACAAATTAAAGGCAAATGATTGGTACTGGGCATTATATATTCTACTTATATTCTTGTCTTATCAAATAAAGGTTGCTACAAATCAACTTATTGCTGATCTTTATACTGTGTTGAATCCAGGATAACAATGCATCCATCCCAGTGATATATATATGAGCACTCTGAATCTGAAATGGGAGTCGGCATTTTTCAAATCCAcagctatttctttttttttttttaagaaaaccaGTCCTGCTTTTCTTGCTTTTCAGCAGTGTGTTACACAATGTGTCAGTAAAGTTTGAAGGACTGATTGTTTAACATTAGCTAATTATACTGGGTGTGATTTGTGACATGTGCCAGCTTAGATCTGAAAATGAGCAACACATTGtaaaatgcaatatattttttagttgAGGGTCTGTTACAACCGTTTATAAATAGCTATAAAAAGCAATCACTGTTATGAAAATAAAGTCTGGGGAGAAATCATGGTCAACCTAATGTGGAAAAATGactatttacaaaaatgtatttgtggcTCTGTGGTGATCTTAGAGTGAAGGTTTGGGTAACCTGGGAATGGACAGGGTTAGAAAAATTGTACTGCAGTCAGCCACTAGAGGACCTCACAGGCATTCtgattttacatttgaaattctTATGTTTATTTAGACAGCATGCAGTTATTGAGTTATTGGTCCTGTGGGGGCTTACTGTATGACTTAATtatgtgtaaaacacacacacacacacacacacacacacacacacacacacacacacacgcacaaacacacactatatatatatatatatatatatatatatatatatatatatatatatatatatagtgtatgtgtgtgtgtgtgtatatatatgacttatatacacatatgtcttaattatgtaaaaaaaaaaaagacacacaaacacacactatatatatatatatatatatatatatatatatatatatatatatatatatatatatatatatatggaaataaTGTGAACCTTGACATGTGTTCAGTTCTAAATCATTATCATAGTTTTACCTTTGCAATCAAGTGTATAAGtgaatttctttgttttgtgcCTCTTTGCCAAACATTTCACTGCAGCAACAGTAATCAAGCACATTTGTCACATTGTCACgtgcttttaaaataatgatgtgTTGTTATGGCATTAAAAGCATAATCCTTTGTTAGTTTGGCCTTTGGCTGGGtgacctcagagacctcatcacacctcgcactgcacctaGCTGTCTGAGACCCTCCAGCACTGtgtgactggtaccaccttcttttagaatgagaggtaagtatacttcaaggctcttcttagttctggcaccgaggtggtggaatgattttcccctagatgtccgtacagcggagtccctggctatctttaagtgacggttgaagaccttcctcttcctgaaacacttaaattaccactttccaagtttgctttgtaaaaatcaaaagttgtattctgatttattttgagTTTGTAAtttagtgtaccagtgtagatttattccttgctagagactcaaaagcacttttgtacgtcgctctggacacgggcaTCTGCTAAaggccacaaatgtaaatatattatttccTAATACAGATATTCCTCCTACAGTCTGTTGGATTGAATTTGCATtcctttcatatgtaaataaCTCAGTGGTCGTGCTTATAACTGCTGAGTTATTTACATATGAAACCATTCCCATTCAGTTTGACTGCAGAATATTCATTACATACAGTGATATCATGTGAATAAATGATTTGCATTCACTTTAAAACCAGTCAGGGACCACTGCAGCAggcaacaacacaaacacatccgGACTGCATTCACAAACTCAACTCTGTTCCACATTTTCATTATGGCGTGGAGTCATAAGAGCGTGTATTATAACTGGATCTTCATTCTCAGCCTGTGAGTAACAGTGAACGTGCATAAAGGCAAATAAATGACCGGTTATGGATGTCTGGATGGTTATGGATGATGAATATGACCATAGTCGGAGTGGTGTGGCGCACATGCTAAACATAATACACGCGTTAACATCCGGGGAATGCTGGGAATGTTTATGCTTGCGAAACCACGTGCCTggtaagaaaacaaaagaaatgtagCGCCCCCTTATGTCCAAGACGCAACATACACTTCATTTACTTGCACATTATAAACCAGATACTGCTTTTTGTTTAATTCTGCACTTTTTATTCTCTGTACAGATAAAATATGTAGATATTGCATCATTCAGACATCTAGAAACAGGCCTGAATGCATCTTAAATCCACAATGACGCAGACAGAAACACAATTCTACCTGTAGGTGGTGTGTAGTACTCACTTTTCTGTGACCAGCATACAGCAACCAGGAATAACATGTTAACTTCAATAAAACCAGTTACCTTTCACAGTACTAACCAGTATAAACCAGACTGCAATTCAAATCAATGGTCTAAgcaatttttttcagaaaaggTAAGAATGTCCTTTTTTGGACaaaaattcaaaacatttaaacttaTTACTTAATTTGTAAATAGGTTAATTGCACTGGCATGTCACGTGTGTACACAAAAATAAGCATTATATAAACATGGTatacgttttttttaattattctttcaCATCATACAACAGACATTCACAGGACAGTGTGcagaaatgcatttatttgactgatcatgacagataaagataaaaaacaacgcaaatagaatagaaaaaaatgaataaaagaaaaaattttatttacaataaaaatgcaGTTTACAGATTACAGCACATACATGCACAGATGTGTACAATAATTTGTGCTTGTTTAACGTGTATAAAAGTCGTACaactaattattaattattattattgatctATATGTGTATCTATGTATACAGAGTTTAATGTGGGCTTttagcttttattaaaaatgtataactataataaaaaacatctaGTGTGTGTTATACTGATAGGTTAGTCTGAGTTTATGGAAACTTACCACAAATTCCCCATACATACAGTGGATGAACGTATCCCTCCTTACCATGGCCTCATGCTGACCTCGTTGACTTGGCCTTTCGTTCTGTACAGTCATTGAAAAGCAACCAGGAATAGCCTAGTAACTTATCTTCCTCTTACAGGATTCAATTTCATTATTGTGTGGGTAGAATTTGCTGATCAACTAATTATTTAAAGTAATGCTTGCTGGAAAAAAAGCTACATTCATGTATAAAAGTGGCCTTTGTGTCTCAAGTCCCCCCTTCCTTGCATGAGACTCTCATGTGAAGTGCCTTGCAGTATGTTTCGGGGCAGGATGAAGGGCGAGGATGAGTCTTCTCAAGCCGAGGCAATGGACACGCCAAGCTGCAACAACACTGACTCAATTATGCACTGCCATCAGCAGATAATGAGCAGGGAAAGTTATGGAAGTCATATGCCTCTGCGGTCACATGGCAGCAGGACAGAAGAGGCTCTTAATTTTACGGCTGCATGTTTGCTTGTTTACTTCCCTTGAGAGCATCTGGAAATTGCAGAGTGGCGTTTCTTATTGGACTTAATTTAACTCCTTGTGTATGATATTACCTCACTTTATCTCTAGCAGGCAAACAAGCAGATGGATTTTTAGAAATATTAGAGATGAAGCTGAAATGATTCGACAAACAAATCATTCAAACATGAacatcatataataatataagacACTATAAAAAATTGTCTAATTTCCAATTAAACAGCTTAGGttccaaaataatacaaatattggGTTCCTCACTTTTTGGGTCATTTTCTTAATaagatcttcttctttcggcttcccccattaggggtcaccacagcggatcatccgtctccatacccccccctgtcctctacatctgcctctttcaccccgactacctgcatgtcttccttcaccacatccataaacctcctccttgatcatcctcttttcctcctacctggtggctccatcctcagcattcgcctccctcaccttgtctccaaaacgtcctacatgcgatgtccctctaataaaaccattcctaatcctgtccatcctcgtcaatcccagcaaaaacctcaacatcttcagctctgctacctccagctccacctcctgtcttttacttaattccactgtctctaaaccatacaacatcgcaggtctcaccacagtcctataatctttccctttcactgttgcagatactcttctatcacaaatcattgcttccactcttctccacccactccactcttttctttacttctctaacacactctccattactttgcactgttgaccgcaggtacctgaactcctccaccttctccacctcttctccctgcaaccgcaccactccactgccccctccctcattcatacacatgtactctgtcttactcctactgactttcattcctcttctctccagcacgtacctccacctctccaggctcttctcaacctgctccctactctcaccacaaaccacaatatcatccgaaaacatcatagtccacggagactcctgtctgacctcgtccatcaacctgtccatcaccactgcaaacaggaaagggatGTGTGTTAAAAAGAATTAACAAGAATGAAACATAAATGACACTAAATTTAAGCATTAAAAGGTTTAATGgacaaataataatgtattaattcaAGTTTCACATCACATCATTATTTCAGAAACTGTAGGTAAACTGACGTgaattacattgtttttttataaaaaattttttaataaaaatacatggaATCACAGGGAAACTCAAAAtgaattatattgttatttataaacaatataaatgcattattaatCATTCATATAAATAAGTTTAGTTAATTTATTATGTTCATTTGAGTACATTCACATTTTACTTCCAAAAAGACTCCTGAGAACACTGCAGAGCTAGACCAAGTATTCTTCGTTGTCTTTGCATACATGACACATTAGCAACAAATACCAAGTATTTGCACACATCACATGACAGACTGAAAACTGCACAGCAAACATAGCCGAGACAATAGGTATAAAGGAGAAAATGTGTAGAATACATTTGCAAATGACACAATAACATGACCTACTCTAACCTCAACATGATTACAATTGGTCTATGCCTCAGCCTTAAATATAGCATTTCATGCAATTTCATTTCGTCACTTTGGTGCGACATTTCCTTTCCATACCTCCCTTACTTGATTAGCTTAATATTTCATCATGTTTTGCTATtagaacacaacaaaaaaatgcttaatatAGCATCATTAAATTGAAGGGTGGGGTGTAATTGCTGTGTAAGTAGGCAGTAAGTAGCCAAGTGTGTAATTTCGAACCCATGTGTAAACCCTCCTAGGCATTTAGCTTCAGAACAGCAGAACACATAATTACTTCCATAGTTTATTGTTTAGCATAAGAAAGCATGAACATTCAAAATACATTGTGGATAAAGAGGAAATATGTATATATCGTGCATACGTAATGTGTTTTGAAAAAGAGATTTGCAGGACTAATCCAATAGTAATTTGCTTTGCGTCTTTTTTGTGCTCTTCTAAAGTAATctgtttaaatcccagtaccGCCAATGATAACTACTACAACATAACTAATGGTTTAATTGGTGTCATTTGATCCCAGTTCATCTGCAGCTCTTCCATTTGTAAAGATGGATCTCATGGTGGCTTCTGGAAAGCAAATTAGCTGCTTCTTACCTGCCGCGCATGCCAGGAAAGACCATCGCTCAGTGCCAAGGAGTTTTTGCTCTATGGAGCAGAGCCTTTCCTGGCTGTACATAGTGCTGTCACCACACCTGTGGGCTCATGACTGACATCAAGTTATTCTAGG
This genomic interval from Silurus meridionalis isolate SWU-2019-XX chromosome 22, ASM1480568v1, whole genome shotgun sequence contains the following:
- the pla2g10 gene encoding group 10 secretory phospholipase A2 codes for the protein MSSNCIPESSIQFISVHTMTVLHRIFLLLSVSMASVVAERSVRSKRGLLELAGIIRCSTGRSGLSYLMYGCYCGLGGKGWPKDRTDWCCHKHDCCYGDAEIAGCKTTTDMYQWICDHKEVDCASLKDRCEKILCQCDREAGRCLRKASYNKKYAFWPDFLCGNEHPTCNIY